One Actinoplanes missouriensis 431 DNA segment encodes these proteins:
- a CDS encoding response regulator transcription factor, whose amino-acid sequence MAAQTQPKQSEAKLLVVEDDANILELLSASLRFAGFDVTTATSGSAAVSAARTSAPDLVVLDVMLPDLDGFEVIRLMREGGQRTPVVFLTARDGTDDKIRGLTLGGDDYVTKPFSLEELTARIRAVLRRTTAGEEQPSRLVFADLELDEETHEVYRAGSRVQLSPTEFKLLRYLMLNANRVLSKAQILDHVWKYDFRGDDNIVESYISYLRRKVDNVQPRLIHTLRGVGYVLRKPAV is encoded by the coding sequence ATGGCCGCCCAGACCCAGCCCAAGCAGAGCGAGGCGAAACTGCTCGTCGTCGAGGACGATGCGAACATCCTCGAGCTGCTCTCCGCCAGCCTGCGCTTCGCCGGGTTCGACGTCACCACCGCGACCAGTGGCAGTGCGGCCGTCAGCGCCGCGCGCACCTCCGCGCCTGATCTCGTCGTGCTCGACGTCATGCTTCCCGACCTCGACGGTTTCGAGGTCATCCGCCTGATGCGGGAGGGTGGGCAGCGCACCCCGGTGGTCTTCCTGACCGCCCGCGACGGCACCGACGACAAGATCCGCGGGCTCACGCTCGGCGGCGACGACTACGTCACCAAGCCGTTCAGCCTGGAGGAGCTCACCGCCCGGATCCGGGCGGTGCTGCGCCGCACCACGGCCGGCGAGGAGCAGCCGTCCCGGCTCGTCTTCGCCGACCTGGAGCTGGACGAGGAGACGCACGAGGTCTACCGGGCGGGCAGCCGGGTGCAGCTCTCGCCGACCGAGTTCAAGCTGCTGCGCTACCTGATGCTCAACGCCAACCGGGTGCTCTCCAAGGCGCAGATCCTGGACCACGTCTGGAAATACGACTTCCGCGGCGACGACAACATCGTCGAGTCCTACATCTCGTACCTGCGTCGCAAGGTGGACAACGTGCAGCCGCGACTGATCCACACCCTGCGCGGCGTGGGTTACGTGCTGCGCAAGCCCGCCGTCTAG